One Vallitalea pronyensis genomic region harbors:
- a CDS encoding ABC transporter ATP-binding protein/permease gives MLKLENITKRYELKKKTVYAVNNVNMTFHKGEFVSILGLSGSGKTTLVSQLGGLDQPSEGRIIVNGVDTSSFKQQDWNNYRKNNIGFVFQDFHLIAHLTAKENIEIALSLSGLTPKEKSDRAEELLALMGITEQRDQLPKQLSGGQKQRVAIARALSNKPDIILADEPTGALDPDTSVQIMEILQALAENGHLVIMVTHNKYLARDYSTRIVALESGKIISNEEVRPSKQYKDDQLSTDKSSLQFFTAVKIAMNNLKIRKKSTIFSMVSLIPSMVLIFGIMNLIFNMSGYKADFKPLLGDVLGKDNLLYVTPFEDEQLESTQKTIYKEVNRLNVYNPRIEPFKNTIIEPYTDDAISDMEDIEGVDKVLRNTYFDVIIDEKPFLLMALPPKAYASYQYGVPKKHYPEDHEEGIIMSSEAAKVLLQDNHASVKHLVGTDITFNIYNYKSAAIKLPSIMEEKNVIHTKVIDIMDISTKTKLMSNYHAGYIYVSYGYAESLRERFDLDDFTLFSYSVPDPFKSVVGVEVEGGFLITGPQLVADPLRHLRIKTSLQEKYNLFQFREFDLNMRGNNYSVKHTVILNDAFNKDSLAKLKEYGHVTKSRFDAYSVESAKKTNEYINYSLLSATLIAVVVILIPTLLVCVILYVSIILRTKEIGILKSIGARNKDILNIFTMESGILALSSGIISLVVALPLIQYVRNILESEYDLQASLGSNPMDYNMLGIITAFILSVGIITMIGLLPGRKASKLQPNTLLKHE, from the coding sequence ATGCTAAAGTTAGAAAACATTACAAAGCGGTATGAACTAAAGAAAAAAACAGTTTATGCAGTGAACAATGTGAACATGACGTTTCACAAAGGAGAATTTGTGTCTATCCTAGGATTAAGTGGGTCAGGCAAAACGACTTTAGTGAGTCAGTTAGGTGGTTTGGACCAGCCATCTGAGGGACGCATAATTGTGAATGGCGTGGACACCTCGTCCTTTAAACAGCAGGATTGGAATAACTATCGAAAAAATAACATTGGATTTGTTTTTCAAGACTTTCATTTAATAGCCCATTTGACAGCTAAAGAAAATATAGAAATTGCCTTATCCTTAAGTGGTTTAACCCCTAAGGAAAAGAGTGACCGGGCTGAGGAATTATTAGCATTAATGGGCATTACTGAACAACGTGATCAGTTACCCAAGCAGTTAAGTGGGGGACAAAAGCAAAGAGTAGCTATTGCCAGGGCATTATCCAATAAACCAGACATTATCTTGGCTGATGAACCAACGGGTGCATTAGACCCAGATACATCTGTTCAGATTATGGAGATTTTACAAGCATTAGCTGAAAATGGGCATTTAGTTATTATGGTAACCCATAACAAGTACCTTGCACGGGATTATTCTACTCGTATTGTGGCGTTAGAAAGTGGAAAGATCATCAGCAACGAAGAAGTCAGACCAAGTAAGCAATACAAGGACGATCAGTTATCCACGGACAAGAGCTCTCTTCAATTTTTTACAGCCGTTAAAATTGCCATGAATAATTTAAAAATAAGAAAAAAGAGTACTATATTTTCCATGGTGAGCCTAATACCCAGCATGGTGCTTATCTTTGGTATCATGAATTTGATTTTTAATATGAGTGGCTATAAGGCGGATTTTAAACCGTTATTAGGCGATGTACTTGGAAAAGATAATTTATTATATGTCACACCCTTTGAAGATGAACAACTGGAATCGACCCAAAAAACCATCTACAAAGAGGTTAACCGTTTAAATGTCTATAACCCTAGAATTGAGCCCTTTAAAAATACAATTATAGAACCTTATACCGATGATGCCATATCCGACATGGAGGACATCGAAGGTGTGGATAAAGTTCTGCGTAATACGTATTTCGATGTGATAATCGATGAAAAACCATTTTTATTGATGGCATTACCACCAAAAGCATATGCATCTTACCAATATGGCGTCCCTAAAAAACATTATCCAGAGGATCACGAAGAAGGTATCATCATGTCTTCGGAAGCAGCCAAAGTACTCCTGCAAGATAATCATGCATCTGTAAAACATTTGGTAGGTACAGATATAACATTTAATATTTATAATTATAAAAGTGCAGCCATTAAATTACCGTCAATCATGGAAGAAAAAAATGTTATTCACACAAAAGTCATAGACATCATGGATATATCCACAAAAACAAAACTCATGAGCAATTATCATGCAGGTTATATCTACGTGAGTTATGGTTATGCTGAATCACTACGAGAGCGATTTGATTTGGATGATTTTACGCTTTTTTCATATTCTGTACCTGATCCATTTAAATCTGTTGTGGGCGTTGAAGTAGAAGGTGGATTTTTGATTACTGGACCACAATTAGTTGCAGATCCTCTTAGGCATCTTAGGATTAAAACCTCCCTCCAAGAGAAGTATAACTTGTTTCAGTTTAGAGAATTTGACCTTAATATGCGGGGTAACAACTATTCGGTAAAACATACGGTTATTCTCAATGATGCATTTAATAAAGACAGCCTGGCCAAGCTAAAAGAATATGGTCATGTAACCAAGTCAAGATTTGACGCCTATTCCGTAGAATCTGCAAAAAAAACAAATGAATATATAAATTACAGTTTACTTAGTGCTACGCTAATAGCAGTCGTCGTCATTCTTATTCCAACGTTATTGGTATGTGTCATCCTATACGTCAGTATTATTCTTAGGACAAAAGAAATCGGTATTTTGAAATCAATAGGTGCTAGAAACAAAGACATTCTCAATATATTCACCATGGAGTCAGGTATTTTAGCCCTATCAAGTGGTATCATTTCCTTAGTTGTCGCTTTACCACTTATTCAATATGTAAGAAATATCTTAGAATCAGAATATGACTTGCAGGCCAGTTTAGGTTCGAATCCCATGGATTATAATATGCTGGGTATCATAACCGCCTTTATATTATCCGTAGGCATTATAACCATGATTGGCTTATTACCAGGCAGGAAGGCCAGTAAGTTACAACCCAATACATTACTGAAACATGAATAA
- a CDS encoding ABC transporter ATP-binding protein/permease: MTKKYHLKNKTVHAVNDVNLEFHKGEFVSILGLSGSGKTTLVSQIGGLDKATEGRLIVDGVDTTNFKQQDWNNYRKNNIGFVFQDFNLISHLTAKENIEIALSLSGLSPKEKSDRADELLALMGIADQEDQLPKQLSGGQKQRVAIARALSNKPDIILADEPTGALDPDTSVQIMEILQSLAEQGHLVIMVTHNKYLARDYSTRIVELKAGEVISNEEIKPCKKYKNEALSTDKSSLQFMTALKIAFNNLKIRKKSTIFLFVSLIPSMILIIAIMNLIFNIDGYKKDVEPLLDHVLSKDNMLYLSPYDNEKLEGKQSAVYRDITRKKIHSEKIEPFIKETVQPYSHEDIHHIENIKGVEKVLKNMTFHVTIDDNDFILVALPPKAYSAYQPYLHRKDYPDDNDEGVIFSSDAAKVLLGKYATNTSSLAGQDIAMNIDHYKSVPLGMSILNTDRYKVDTKITDVFERDSKTVLMRNYYAGYIFTSQGYAEKLKERFTLDDFSLFECEVPLSVDETDDELLIDGQYLVRGHRSIADPLKPLRAKTSLQEKYDLFDFKEYGLHMKGNNYSVKHTIITNDQWDKNSLKELEAYGVVSHYHFDQYSVASSRKTNNYIKYSLFGATIAAVIVILIPALLVCVILYISILLRIKEIGILKSIGARNRDILHIFTMESGLLACSSGLVSFLLAIPVIQYIRHVLEEKYRLEYFLGSNPMNVNVMGIVAAFLISVGLITLIGLLPGKKASQLQPNALLKHD, translated from the coding sequence ATGACTAAAAAATATCATCTAAAAAATAAAACAGTTCATGCCGTGAACGATGTTAACCTGGAATTTCATAAAGGTGAGTTCGTTTCTATTCTTGGATTAAGTGGATCGGGTAAGACGACTTTGGTCAGTCAAATCGGTGGACTGGATAAGGCAACGGAAGGACGGTTAATTGTAGATGGTGTCGATACAACAAACTTTAAGCAGCAAGATTGGAATAATTATAGAAAGAACAATATTGGTTTTGTATTTCAAGACTTTAATCTGATATCACATCTAACAGCTAAAGAAAATATTGAGATAGCGCTGTCCCTAAGTGGTTTATCCCCAAAGGAGAAAAGTGACCGAGCAGATGAACTCTTAGCATTAATGGGGATAGCTGATCAAGAAGATCAATTACCCAAACAGCTCAGCGGTGGTCAAAAGCAGAGAGTGGCTATAGCCAGAGCCTTATCCAATAAACCCGATATTATCTTAGCTGATGAGCCTACAGGGGCATTAGATCCAGACACGTCTGTGCAAATAATGGAAATCCTTCAATCCCTTGCAGAACAAGGGCATCTTGTCATTATGGTAACCCATAATAAATATTTAGCCAGAGATTATTCTACCCGTATAGTGGAATTAAAAGCGGGGGAAGTTATCAGTAATGAAGAAATAAAACCATGCAAAAAATACAAAAATGAAGCCTTATCAACAGATAAGAGTTCATTACAATTCATGACAGCATTAAAAATAGCTTTTAATAACCTAAAAATAAGGAAGAAAAGTACCATTTTTTTATTCGTCAGTTTAATTCCAAGTATGATATTGATCATTGCCATTATGAATTTGATATTTAATATTGATGGCTATAAAAAAGATGTAGAGCCACTCCTTGATCATGTGTTAAGTAAGGACAACATGTTATACTTATCACCTTATGATAATGAGAAGTTGGAAGGCAAACAAAGTGCGGTGTATCGTGATATCACCCGCAAGAAAATTCATAGTGAGAAGATAGAACCCTTTATTAAGGAAACGGTACAACCTTATTCCCATGAGGATATTCATCACATAGAAAACATAAAAGGTGTCGAAAAGGTTTTGAAGAACATGACCTTTCATGTCACCATTGATGACAATGATTTTATTTTAGTTGCTCTACCACCAAAAGCATATAGCGCCTACCAGCCGTATTTGCATAGGAAGGATTATCCTGATGATAACGATGAGGGGGTTATTTTTTCATCAGATGCAGCCAAAGTATTGTTGGGAAAATATGCGACTAACACAAGCAGTTTAGCGGGTCAAGACATCGCTATGAACATCGATCATTATAAAAGTGTACCCCTTGGTATGTCCATTTTAAACACAGATAGGTATAAGGTAGATACCAAGATAACGGATGTTTTTGAAAGGGATTCAAAGACAGTCCTTATGAGGAATTATTACGCAGGTTATATTTTTACAAGTCAGGGTTACGCAGAAAAACTAAAGGAGCGCTTTACATTAGATGACTTTTCATTGTTTGAGTGTGAGGTACCCCTATCAGTAGATGAGACGGACGATGAACTATTAATTGATGGTCAGTATCTTGTTAGGGGACACAGGTCCATTGCAGACCCCTTGAAACCTCTTCGAGCGAAAACATCCCTACAAGAAAAATATGATTTGTTTGACTTTAAAGAGTATGGTCTTCATATGAAGGGTAACAACTATTCGGTGAAACATACCATTATTACCAATGACCAATGGGATAAGAATAGCTTAAAAGAGCTTGAAGCATATGGTGTGGTGAGCCATTATCATTTCGACCAGTACTCTGTGGCATCTTCCAGAAAAACCAATAATTATATCAAGTATTCCTTATTTGGTGCCACGATAGCAGCAGTGATAGTTATCCTTATTCCTGCATTACTGGTTTGTGTCATATTATATATCAGTATTTTACTTAGAATAAAAGAAATAGGTATATTAAAATCCATAGGAGCAAGAAACCGAGACATTCTTCATATTTTTACCATGGAATCCGGATTACTTGCTTGTTCAAGTGGGCTTGTATCTTTTTTACTGGCCATACCTGTTATTCAGTATATTCGACATGTATTAGAAGAAAAATACCGTTTAGAGTACTTTTTAGGGTCTAACCCAATGAATGTTAATGTCATGGGTATTGTGGCAGCTTTTCTGATTTCAGTGGGATTAATTACATTGATAGGTTTGCTTCCAGGTAAAAAAGCAAGTCAATTACAACCCAATGCATTACTAAAACATGATTAG